Sequence from the Candidatus Abyssobacteria bacterium SURF_5 genome:
GAGTCGCTATCAATACTTCCATGGCCGCTATGCGGCCGGTTCCTTCGGCATTGCGGATCAACTGCTGGGAGATGACGCCTCCCATCGACTCGGACAGCATCGTCCGTATCTGTTTCTGCTGGTTGGGCGGAAACACGTTGATGACTCGCTCAATGGTCTTGTACGCGCTCAGCGTGTGAAGCGTGCTGAAGACCAGGTGCCCCGTCTCGGCGGCGGTGATCGCCATCGAAATCGTCTCGAGGTCGCGCATTTCACCCACCAGGATCACGTCAGGGTCCTCGCGAAGAGAAGCGCGCAACGCGGCGGCAAATGATTTCGTGTGGATGCCCACCTGCCGCTGATTCACCTGGCTCTTGATATTCTTGTGAACAAACTCTATCGGATCCTCGATGGTGATAATATGCTCGCCGCGTTCGGAGTTCACCAGATGCACCAGCGCCGCCAGCGTTGTCGATTTGCCGCAGCCTGCCGGACCCGTCACCAGCACGAGCCCGTTGCGCAATCGCGTCAAACCTTTGACGGCATCCGAAATACCAATCTCGTCGGCGCTCAGGATATCGGACGGAACAATGCGGAAAGCCGCCCCGATACCTCGCTCTTCCATGTATACGTTGGCCCTGAACCGGCTGATTCCGGGAATCTCGTAGCAGAAATCAACTTCCCGGTGAACCTCGAACTCCGCCTTCTGTTCATCAGTAAATATCTCCATGATCATCTTCTGCGCCGTCCGCTTATCGATATCATGCGAGTCGGGAAGCTTCTTGATGTCGCCGAAATGCCGGATCATCGGAGGCATGTTAATAAGGATGTGCACATCCGAAGCCCGCAAGTCGAGCGCCTGGCGGAGGATTCTGTCCAGCTCGGCCATTCCTGCCTCTGCATCTGAGCGCGCCTCCCGGCGCACCCTCTTGAGGTGTAGTTACATAATTTTGCTGTATATAAAAGAAAAGCCTTCGGAAGTGCTGTAATTATATAAAAATCGGCAGTGCATGTCAATGTAGCGGATATCACCACCGGCGCTTGCTCGGTTCACCTGAATAAGCCTTTTTCAATGGCGACCTGTGGTGACCAACAAGATTACAAGCGAAGGCTGCATTCGAAAGGTTCAGGTTTTCCGCCGCGAGAAAGAAACATCTCGCGCGGCGGGAATCTGTTCGATGGATTCGGCGCAGGCGACGGCGTCCAAAATGGCACTCGCCACGGCTTCGGCGGCCGCACACCCGATGGCGGAGACCGGCGCCGAGAGGCGGCTGTCGGCTCGGCTGAGAGCGAAGACGACATCACCGTCAAAGGACGTATGTGCCGGTGAGACCGTTTTCGCAATTCCGTTGGACGCCATTTGTGCAAATTTGCAGGTTTCTTCCTTCGTAAGAAAAGCGTTGGTGGCTGCAAGCCCGATGACTGTATTCGGGAACCCGAGAACCGTTCCCGCCGGATCCTGTTTCAATACACATGCAGTATCAGCGAACCCGCTGTCATCCGGCAGGCGCGCGCCGGCAACAATTACGCCAGTGGAAGGATCAACGATATCTCCAAAAGCGTTTACCGCAAAGAGAGCCCCCACTTTTATACCGCCTGCTACATCAACGCAGGCCGTTCCAATCCCGCTTTTCATTGCGCGGCTCATCCCATAGATCTTGCCGACAGTCGCGCCGGTTCCCGCGCCCACGTTGCCCCGGCCGAAGCTGCCACTGCCAGCCTCGCTGCACGCCTGGTATGCCATTTCACCCGTGGGCCGTGCCGTGGGGTTCCCAATCGCGAGGTCCAGCAGGATTGCGGCCGGAATGATCGGGACTTTGGCAATTCTGATGTCGAAACCGATATCGTGCTCTTCCAGAAAACGCATCACGC
This genomic interval carries:
- a CDS encoding type IV pilus twitching motility protein PilT; this encodes MAELDRILRQALDLRASDVHILINMPPMIRHFGDIKKLPDSHDIDKRTAQKMIMEIFTDEQKAEFEVHREVDFCYEIPGISRFRANVYMEERGIGAAFRIVPSDILSADEIGISDAVKGLTRLRNGLVLVTGPAGCGKSTTLAALVHLVNSERGEHIITIEDPIEFVHKNIKSQVNQRQVGIHTKSFAAALRASLREDPDVILVGEMRDLETISMAITAAETGHLVFSTLHTLSAYKTIERVINVFPPNQQKQIRTMLSESMGGVISQQLIRNAEGTGRIAAMEVLIATPSVKTMIRDDKTYQLPGYMQAGRKYGMRLLDDHIIELLQQGKVDPKHAYYMAVNKDLVRSYLSDGKVDKPRARVKT
- a CDS encoding peptidase S58 family protein translates to MDPSGYLTDIGGLRVGHATDRSGVTGCTVILCDAPMTGGVDVRGSATGTREIELLRPTHLIQHVHAILLAGGSAYGLDAAAGVMRFLEEHDIGFDIRIAKVPIIPAAILLDLAIGNPTARPTGEMAYQACSEAGSGSFGRGNVGAGTGATVGKIYGMSRAMKSGIGTACVDVAGGIKVGALFAVNAFGDIVDPSTGVIVAGARLPDDSGFADTACVLKQDPAGTVLGFPNTVIGLAATNAFLTKEETCKFAQMASNGIAKTVSPAHTSFDGDVVFALSRADSRLSAPVSAIGCAAAEAVASAILDAVACAESIEQIPAARDVSFSRRKT